ATAAGGAATTTGAGAAAAATCTTCATTTCCAGCATTGTTCAAGAAGAAAAATATTTGGTTAACTTTTGAATCTACTTTTGATAAATCGACAGTTATAATTTCGTTATCCAATCCATCATCACCGCCAGTATCTCCAGCAAGATCATCACCAGTGTGTTTTAGTGCGCCATCAACAGTTAATAATTTTCCTTTTGGTAAACCAAATTGTTGTAATGCTTCAATTCTGTATAAAGGAGAATATAAATGATCACAAAGTTTGTTTTGGTCATCAATAAGGATGCAACTTAAATCTAAGTCTACATCTTTTACATTTTTTGATAATCCGAGGAAACCTTTTGTTTCAATTGCTCCCCAGTTTACACCAACGCAGAAATTTGTTAATGTTTCACCACTTGTTTTTCTTAGATCAATTTTTTGTCCTTTGGTTAAGTTAATTGCCATGTTTCTTAGTATTTCTAGTTAATTGTATTTATTTAAGTAATCTTGTAAACCACCTTTCATTCCTACGCCAACAGCTTCAAATTTCCATTCGTCGTTTCTTTTGTAAATTCTTCCAAACTCAACAGCAGTTTCGATAGAGAAATCTTCGTCTAATTCGTATTTAACCAATTCTACATTCGATTGATCTAGAATTCTGATAAATGAATTTCTGATTTGACCAAAATTTTGTCTTTTAGTATCTGCATGATGAATGGTAACTACAAATGAAATTTCAGAAACTTCAGGAGCAATTTTTGATAAATCAATTTGTATTTTTTCATCATCACCATCGCCGTCTCCAGTTAAATTGTCTCCAGTATGTACTACAGCTTGATCTGGTGATTTTAGATTGTTATAATATACAAAGTGATTATCAGATGGAAGTTTTCCATTAGCACCAACTAAAAAGACTGATGCATCTAAGTCAAAACCTTCTCCAGTACTACTAGAGTTACTATCCCATCCTAATCCAACAGTAAATTTTGGTGCATCGATACTTTGTCTTTGCCCTTTTTCTAAATTAATTGCCATTTTATTCTTTTAATTAATATTAATGTTTAACATTGTTTTTAAAATATTGGTCTGTTCATCCACGTTCTGCAAATCATCTAGAAAATCAACAGAAGAGATTTTGTCTAGGTAATCTTTTAATACTTCTTGAACCGTTTCTGGAAGTATTGATTTTATTGTACTTAGCTCTAAATTCAAATCTGCATTTTTAGCTGTTAATTGAATTACAATTTCTTCTTTTGCAGAATTGTTTTTTGATAAATCTATTCCTTTGGAATTCTCACTATTTAAAAAATAGAAAGATTTATCATTGGCAACATAAATAAATTTGTCATTAGAATCTCTAAATTCGTAGACTTCAATAGTTTCGTTATTACAAACTAATCCACACAAAAACTTAATTTTGAACTTTAGAATGTTTAATCTGCCTAGTAATTTTTTTTCAAATTTCGCAAATGAGTTTTCATACAAGCTCTTGTTGTAACGGGTGAGCTGTTCATATTGATCAATACTTATTTCTCTGTAATATTCAGATTGAACACTTTCAGAAAAAATCGTTATATCATTCCAATTAAACAAAGCAGATTTATCGGTTACAAATAGGTTGTACAATTCCTCAATCTTTTTAGACATATTTTGCGAATGAATTCGCATTTGATTCGTAAACTTTGTTTCTCCTATTTCTGATTTTAGTTTAGAAATAATGTCATCATTAATATATATTTCATCAGAAATTAAAAGATAGTTTTGTTCTTTTGATTTCTTGATTTTTTGAAACAAATCAATAAGGCTATTAGTAAACTGTATGTGAAATAGTTCTAATTTATTTATGTCTAATGAACGGTTATTTTGAAAAAGAGTATGGATTATTTTTGTTTTTATTAAGGTACCAACAAGATCCTTGTGATTAAAGAAATTGGATAACAATTCTAAAATCACAAGTTTTCTGTTACTATCTTTTATTATTTGAACGAACCGTTCCTCTTCCTCTTGCATTTGTTGGTCTTATCTTATTATTCAATTAGCTTATGACGCCTTTTTTTAATTCGCTTTCAAGACTTTGTAAACCAGCATCCAGTTGTCTTCTGGTTTCTGTTCCTTGATCGTGAATTTGTTTTACTTCTGTCAAAGTATCTATTAAAGATTTAGTTGTCATTTTAAGCGTTTCTAAAGAAACAATTGTGTTTTCGTTTTCTTTAGCTACTTCAATGCTGTTTTGTTTCAACATTTCGGCATTTTTCTGCAAAATAGTATTTGTTGTTTCAGATACCTTTCGCTGAATTTCAATATTTTGTTTTTGTCTTTGTAAAGCAACAGCTAGCGTAAGCTGGTTTTTCCAGACCGGCATTGTCGTTGTTAAGATGGATTGCGCTTTTTCTGCAATAGACGTATTGTTGTTTTGAACTACACGTATTTGAGCTAGAGACTGCAACATAATAAAGCGAACAATTTTCATGTCGGCTAAACGTTTGTCTAGACGGTTTATGAAATTCCTTTTATCAGAAATTTGATAATCTTGATATTGCGCCGTGTTAGCTTCCATCACAGCAAGTTCTTCGTTTAGTTCTTTAAAACGAATTTGTCCTGCTATAACGTGTTTCTCCATTTCTTTGATAAGTCCCACATTACCATCAAACATGGTTTGAAGTGAGCTATTATCTTTAACAGAATTAATCATTCCAGCTTTTACTTTATTACTGATTTTATCAATGTTTACAGTAATTTTATCGTATTGTTGGAATAATTTTTTTACATCAACAACTAATTTATTAAGGACTGGAATCTTAGAAAGAAATCGTTTAACTGGTCCTTGGTCTAACTGATCAACATCTACATAGTTTAATTCAGTTA
The nucleotide sequence above comes from Flavobacterium branchiarum. Encoded proteins:
- a CDS encoding TerD family protein encodes the protein MAINLTKGQKIDLRKTSGETLTNFCVGVNWGAIETKGFLGLSKNVKDVDLDLSCILIDDQNKLCDHLYSPLYRIEALQQFGLPKGKLLTVDGALKHTGDDLAGDTGGDDGLDNEIITVDLSKVDSKVNQIFFFLNNAGNEDFSQIPYAKIRMYEGTPTRVVSEFASYNVSADRQYVNKRSIIMGKLYKRNNEWKFSAIGDPTEDTFLGQTVHKIIQSYL
- a CDS encoding TerD family protein, with protein sequence MAINLEKGQRQSIDAPKFTVGLGWDSNSSSTGEGFDLDASVFLVGANGKLPSDNHFVYYNNLKSPDQAVVHTGDNLTGDGDGDDEKIQIDLSKIAPEVSEISFVVTIHHADTKRQNFGQIRNSFIRILDQSNVELVKYELDEDFSIETAVEFGRIYKRNDEWKFEAVGVGMKGGLQDYLNKYN
- a CDS encoding toxic anion resistance protein, with the translated sequence MIDNQLVTQENLALIDKDGNVNLATITETEINSYKSISNQLNENDANSILNYGAEIQNSIAKQSDTFLTNVRTYNSGEVGTLINDLLTELNYVDVDQLDQGPVKRFLSKIPVLNKLVVDVKKLFQQYDKITVNIDKISNKVKAGMINSVKDNSSLQTMFDGNVGLIKEMEKHVIAGQIRFKELNEELAVMEANTAQYQDYQISDKRNFINRLDKRLADMKIVRFIMLQSLAQIRVVQNNNTSIAEKAQSILTTTMPVWKNQLTLAVALQRQKQNIEIQRKVSETTNTILQKNAEMLKQNSIEVAKENENTIVSLETLKMTTKSLIDTLTEVKQIHDQGTETRRQLDAGLQSLESELKKGVIS